A single region of the Ictalurus punctatus breed USDA103 chromosome 17, Coco_2.0, whole genome shotgun sequence genome encodes:
- the nyap2a gene encoding neuronal tyrosine-phosphorylated phosphoinositide-3-kinase adapter 2, whose translation MDGSEDECVRFLHYVEDIGLRAYDELVIQNASDIARESDRVRNRQHWAYLQDQSQKKRRQEEAIKRMGEEVAGVADGGAYTGKHFRMGFMTMPAPQDRLTAPSGPGFTVRSQSLHSVGGSEEEGGSPTLRKQPPPKPKRDPNTKLSTSSETVNTTLTAGKEVREMDKSDASKSRPCSEEYRRMPPPKPKRNPNTQLSTSFDESYIQNHGIKFKSASLPRRQKKKSMSQNQSPALDTDEEAEPVYIEMVGNILRDFSHFTGGNADEEDDQGESVYEEMKYPTYEEAALSTEHVQARWDPSLAPAVSDMDLTRSSVPRGSLCDIPAPFPNLLTHRPPLLVFPPAPAQCSPNSDESPLTPLDVTKLPMIENVGYGKPGSSPTTADSGQPLPAQQSLGQQHHHHHHHHHHHHHHKKSLDSKDSSSTHTITVSGRSSAPPLPSALYKSGGSSAAHGYPRSHSACPSPISMGRSLTPLTLKRPPPYDALLTGTIPRSASGVSHGSHESGRLSNSSSIYGGSMQNVSTASGGSGGSSSGSGGRGCRTPTSPLDEFSNLFSSSKNMLRKGSGGCKTKEFSEIEGKTRSHSIDSKERALRSSSPKVQDWDTPSGQCATPTRLGRSSISPTTMLGSGSSEPKAACKLGRSASTSGVSSPVGTPQRHAPESSANQSGSPCQMPPVPWACGDNTMMEMIEKKRHLCKEIKARQKPDKALCKQDSMPILPSWKKTNGGKKYGPPPYSAQTTVFWDTAI comes from the exons ATGGATGGCAGCGAGGACGAGTGTGTGCGCTTTTTGCACTACGTAGAGGACATCGGCTTGAGGGCCTACGATGAGCTGGTGATCCAAAATGCGTCAGACATTGCACGCGAGAGCGACCGAGTGCGCAACCGCCAACACTGGGCATACCTCCAGGACCAGAGCCAGAAGAAAAGACGCCAGGAGGAGGCCATCAAGAG GATGGGCGAGGAGGTGGCTGGGGTGGCAGATGGAGGGGCTTATACGGGTAAACATTTCCGCATGGGCTTCATGACGATGCCGGCTCCACAGGACCGGCTTACAGCGCCGAGCGGGCCAGGCTTCACCGTACGCTCCCAGTCTCTGCACTCAGTGGGAGGCAGTGAGGAGGAAGGCGGCAGCCCGACCCTACGTAAACAACCCCCGCCCAAACCCAAACGAGACCCCAACACCAAACTGAGCACCTCGTCTGAGACGGTCAACACCACCCTCACTGCAGGCAAGGAAGTGAGGGAGATGGATAAGAGTGATG CGTCCAAGAGTCGTCCATGCAGTGAGGAATATCGTCGCATGCCTCCGCCCAAACCTAAGCGCAACCCCAACACTCAGCTCAGCACCTCCTTCGATGAGTCCTACATCCAAAACCATGGCATCAAATTCAAGTCCGCGTCTTTGCCTCGGCGACAGAAGAAGAAGTCAATGTCCCAGAATCAAAGCCCCGCCTTGGACACTGATGAGGAAGCGGAGCCAGTCTACATAGAGATGGTGGGAAATATCCTACGTGACTTTAGCCACTTTACCGGGGGTAATGCTGATGAAGAGGACGATCAGGGAGAGAGCGTGTATGAGGAGATGAAATACCCCACCTATGAAGAAGCTGCCCTATCAACTGAGCATGTCCAGGCACGCTGGGACCCAAGCCTAGCTCCTGCGGTTTCAGATATGGACTTAACGCGATCATCAGTCCCTCGTGGCTCACTTTGTGACATACCTGCCCCCTTTCCTAACTTACTGACTCACAGGCCTCCCCTGTTAGTGTTCCCCCCTGCACCCGCTCAATGCTCCCCAAATTCTGATGAATCTCCCCTTACTCCGCTGGATGTCACCAAACTTCCTATGATAGAGAACGTTGGGTATGGCAAACCTGGTTCTTCCCCAACAACTGCTGATTCTGGTCAACCCTTGCCAGCACAGCAGTCTTTGGGGCAAcaacaccatcaccatcatcatcatcaccatcatcatcatcaccataagAAGTCATTAGACAGTAAAGATTCTTCATCTACGCATACAATAACAGTGTCTGGACGTTCCTCGGCTCCACCGCTACCATCAGCTCTATACAAAAGTGGTGGTTCGTCAGCGGCTCATGGTTATCCTCGCAGCCACTCTGCATGCCCATCCCCTATCAGCATGGGCCGCTCTTTGACCCCCCTCACCCTCAAACGTCCACCACCATACGACGCTCTGCTGACTGGCACGATTCCCCGCAGTGCCTCCGGAGTGTCGCACGGCTCTCATGAGAGCGGACGTCTTTCAAACTCCTCCAGCATCTATGGTGGATCAATGCAAAATGTTTCCACTGCATCAGGGGGATCAGGGGGGTCTAGTTCAGGGTCAGGAGGCCGTGGATGTCGAACACCAACCAGTCCACTGGACGAATTCAGCAACTTGTTTTCATCTAGCAAGAACATGCTGAGGAAAGGCTCCGGAGGGTGCAAGACCAAGGAGTTCAGTGAGA ttgaAGGGAAGACCAGGAGCCACAGCATTGACAGTAAAGAACGAGCTCTTCGTAGCTCCTCCCCAAAAGTGCAGGATTGGGACACGCCCTCAGGACAATGTGCCACGCCCACTCGTCTAGGCCGCTCCTCCATCagtcccaccaccatgctgggGAGTGGAAGCTCAG AACCGAAAGCTGCCTGTAAGCTCGGCCGTTCCGCCTCTACGTCGGGAGTGTCGTCTCCGGTAGGAACGCCCCAGAGACACGCCCCCGAgtcctcagccaatcagagcggGAGCCCATGCCAG ATGCCCCCAGTGCCGTGGGCATGCGGGGACAACACCATGATGGAGATGATCGAGAAGAAACGGCATCTTTGCAAGGAGATCAAGGCGCGGCAGAAGCCAGACAAGGCCCTGTGCAAACAAGACAGCATGCCCATCCTCCCCAGCTGGAAAAAGACCAACGGGGGCAAAAAATACGGCCCTCCACCCTACTCTGCCCAAACCACAGTCTTCTGGGACACAGCTATCTAA